One Trichocoleus sp. genomic window carries:
- a CDS encoding helix-turn-helix transcriptional regulator, translating to MAEVLEKVPSVARISWKLRQVLADRKITNQALSEVTGSHPTTISRLKSKDTIPAIGNDEIEKIRRAIEEISGRPCLMAELVQVDEGVD from the coding sequence ATGGCTGAAGTGCTAGAAAAGGTTCCTAGTGTGGCGCGTATTAGCTGGAAGTTAAGGCAAGTGCTAGCCGATCGAAAGATCACAAACCAGGCTTTATCAGAAGTCACCGGCAGCCATCCCACAACGATTTCTCGCTTGAAGTCGAAAGACACTATCCCTGCAATTGGGAATGACGAGATTGAGAAAATTCGGCGGGCGATCGAGGAGATTAGCGGCAGACCTTGCTTAATGGCTGAACTGGTTCAGGTGGATGAGGGTGTCGATTAG
- a CDS encoding DNA translocase FtsK: MTLAQKVWERDQLRKEQRTLTVWTFALLGGATCSALMWGFPFNAQTKTLYGMLAVGSAGTALALAHSSCRIAEELKPVEEDVAAYRKVSQTTNRGAIGLRAKQMLRAIAAPSQPQVIQQLPEWFDKTCDAVERVFRRAQLPVEVIGIEQTETEIHYVLERRSNEPSLAVFLVKGQTLSTELMLEAGLCKAQLKILPFKLVLIAPIQEPQLVEQSFNLLHQFLMQNQQKTVRQSTQTIAVPHREIKEEISAGSVEPTHPDTTTIGQTIASTLQAYGINTQVIDAIEGMAIDRYWVQLPPGKRVAEIEKHANELWLNLQLSQSPMISIDRGAVAIDVPRKDRKFCKFTDYVQLEGNRSSAEELVAVIGLDLLGNVVELNIASPDSCQVRGGGCTGSGKSEGIASLILSLAHRYPPEELQIYIADGKMHTYTELERLPHLAMQIARTPDELITMATIVANQMDERYGKTFAEYGCADIKTYRKKSGFILPRILFIIDEYGDFRNQFISAARTTEFSRLEATCTRIGQKGRSSGIHEGIFTQKPSVEVLDSELRSQLKAALAFKMEFPQESACILGDSNMKADKLLGKGDGILAYGSEEIRFQGLFCGIEDGLLPGLIDRCLSVYQGYPTVEVQAIPVPAPQASENDPYSYRYPPNWGYISQLTKQMTDGYCCFPGCANQATETHHAMYEEDGKPIVSNPVPGRHVYPLCDIHHGKEHPRGAHNPKNWTKGTCKEPLEIDSRNTPDYHKLLIAGWQEKLSQ, translated from the coding sequence ATGACCTTAGCCCAAAAGGTTTGGGAACGTGACCAATTACGGAAAGAGCAGCGCACCTTAACAGTCTGGACATTTGCCCTGCTTGGTGGAGCAACCTGCTCTGCTCTGATGTGGGGATTTCCTTTCAATGCACAAACCAAAACTCTGTATGGAATGCTGGCAGTTGGTTCCGCTGGCACTGCACTCGCTCTGGCTCATTCATCCTGCCGGATTGCCGAAGAACTCAAACCCGTGGAGGAAGACGTTGCCGCATACCGCAAGGTGAGCCAAACCACGAATCGCGGTGCAATCGGGCTACGAGCAAAACAAATGCTCAGGGCAATAGCAGCACCCTCACAACCTCAAGTGATCCAGCAATTACCCGAATGGTTCGATAAAACTTGTGATGCCGTCGAGCGTGTTTTCAGGCGGGCACAGCTACCCGTTGAGGTTATAGGGATTGAGCAGACTGAAACTGAGATTCACTATGTTTTGGAACGTCGATCGAATGAGCCAAGTTTGGCAGTTTTTCTAGTGAAAGGACAAACCCTATCAACAGAATTAATGCTGGAAGCCGGATTGTGCAAGGCTCAACTAAAAATTCTGCCTTTCAAACTGGTTTTGATTGCGCCAATACAAGAGCCTCAGCTAGTTGAGCAGTCATTCAATCTGTTGCATCAGTTTTTAATGCAGAATCAACAGAAAACAGTCCGTCAATCTACACAAACTATTGCTGTCCCTCACCGTGAGATAAAAGAGGAGATATCTGCAGGTTCAGTTGAGCCAACCCATCCAGACACAACAACCATTGGACAAACGATCGCCTCAACTCTGCAAGCCTACGGCATTAATACACAGGTGATTGATGCAATTGAAGGCATGGCAATCGATCGCTATTGGGTGCAGCTGCCACCAGGGAAACGAGTTGCAGAAATTGAAAAGCACGCTAATGAATTATGGCTAAACTTGCAGCTTTCACAATCTCCCATGATCAGCATTGACCGTGGAGCCGTGGCGATCGATGTTCCTCGCAAAGATCGGAAGTTCTGCAAGTTTACTGACTATGTTCAGTTGGAAGGCAACCGATCGAGCGCGGAAGAACTGGTTGCAGTGATTGGCTTAGATTTGCTCGGTAACGTGGTAGAACTCAACATCGCGTCACCTGACTCCTGCCAGGTCAGAGGCGGCGGCTGCACAGGTAGCGGAAAATCTGAAGGCATTGCGTCACTGATCCTGAGCTTGGCGCATCGCTACCCACCCGAGGAACTGCAAATCTACATTGCAGACGGCAAAATGCACACCTACACCGAACTGGAGCGGCTGCCTCATCTAGCGATGCAGATTGCTCGCACTCCAGACGAATTGATAACAATGGCAACGATCGTTGCTAATCAAATGGATGAGCGATATGGCAAAACATTCGCTGAGTATGGTTGTGCCGACATCAAGACCTATCGCAAGAAATCAGGCTTCATTCTGCCTCGCATTTTGTTCATCATCGATGAGTATGGCGACTTCAGAAATCAGTTCATCTCTGCTGCCAGAACAACAGAATTCTCTAGGTTAGAGGCAACCTGCACTCGCATTGGACAGAAAGGGAGATCTAGCGGCATCCATGAAGGCATTTTTACTCAGAAGCCATCGGTCGAGGTTTTGGATTCAGAACTTCGATCTCAGCTTAAAGCAGCACTCGCTTTCAAGATGGAATTTCCCCAGGAATCTGCCTGCATCCTTGGCGATTCCAATATGAAGGCAGACAAGCTATTAGGGAAAGGTGACGGCATTCTTGCTTATGGCTCTGAGGAAATCCGCTTCCAAGGGTTGTTCTGCGGCATTGAAGACGGACTGCTGCCGGGACTAATCGATCGCTGCCTGTCCGTCTATCAAGGCTATCCCACGGTTGAAGTGCAAGCCATTCCTGTCCCTGCTCCGCAGGCCTCGGAGAATGACCCCTACAGCTACCGTTACCCGCCGAACTGGGGTTACATCAGCCAACTCACTAAGCAGATGACCGATGGTTACTGCTGCTTTCCAGGCTGCGCTAATCAAGCAACAGAGACGCATCATGCGATGTACGAAGAAGACGGCAAGCCGATCGTCTCCAATCCCGTTCCTGGCAGGCATGTCTATCCCCTTTGCGACATCCATCACGGCAAAGAACATCCACGGGGGGCGCACAACCCGAAGAACTGGACAAAGGGGACGTGCAAAGAGCCGCTGGAAATTGACTCTCGCAACACTCCTGACTATCACAAGCTGTTAATTGCGGGCTGGCAGGAAAAGTTGTCACAGTAA
- a CDS encoding helix-turn-helix transcriptional regulator, whose amino-acid sequence MSTQEKKGRLSDLLREFRARHGLSSRALARRIGLNPTSLSAYLDGISYPSPDTREKIAKAIGMTPNELESYLDSVPIKPLQGVEQIKQDIKALNRAEFLEVAESVLERLLSDAKSVL is encoded by the coding sequence TTGAGTACGCAAGAAAAAAAAGGGCGATTGTCTGATTTATTGCGCGAATTTCGCGCTAGGCATGGGTTGTCCAGTCGTGCCCTTGCTCGACGAATCGGGCTGAACCCAACTTCGTTGAGCGCCTATCTCGACGGCATAAGCTATCCAAGTCCAGACACACGCGAAAAAATTGCTAAAGCGATTGGTATGACTCCAAATGAGTTAGAGTCATACCTTGATTCAGTGCCAATCAAGCCGCTACAAGGCGTAGAGCAAATTAAGCAGGATATTAAAGCGCTCAATCGGGCGGAATTTCTGGAGGTGGCTGAGTCAGTGCTTGAACGACTGTTGAGCGATGCAAAATCTGTGCTCTAG
- a CDS encoding Crp/Fnr family transcriptional regulator → MPLENRLLQAMPQALSEKLAPALKTVSLQLGDRLHEPGEEIRELYFPLDCVLSITLMMSDGTTAETGLIGNREVIGVNAFMGGRETTQTTYIVQHAGSAMKIDASILLKEFDVNKDLRDVMLRYTQAFIAQISQTTACNSLHKLDQRLARWLLEVHDRVGRDELALTQEFISHMLGVRRAGVTQTAQKLQGKGLIRYNRGRVHILNRSELEACACECFHMLKQEYDRLLGTIHGITP, encoded by the coding sequence ATGCCGCTCGAAAACCGCCTGCTCCAAGCCATGCCGCAAGCACTCTCCGAAAAGCTTGCGCCTGCCCTGAAAACCGTTTCGCTGCAACTGGGCGATCGCCTACATGAGCCTGGTGAAGAGATTCGTGAACTCTATTTTCCTCTAGACTGCGTGCTGTCGATTACGCTGATGATGAGCGATGGCACAACGGCTGAAACGGGACTGATCGGTAACCGGGAAGTGATTGGGGTCAACGCCTTTATGGGGGGTAGAGAAACAACCCAAACCACCTATATTGTGCAACATGCAGGCAGTGCCATGAAGATCGATGCGTCAATCCTGCTCAAAGAGTTTGACGTTAATAAAGACCTACGCGATGTGATGCTGCGCTACACTCAAGCCTTTATTGCCCAAATCTCACAAACCACTGCCTGCAACAGCCTCCATAAGCTAGACCAACGATTGGCTCGTTGGCTCCTGGAAGTGCATGACCGCGTGGGAAGAGATGAGTTAGCTCTGACCCAGGAGTTCATATCCCACATGCTAGGTGTGCGTCGAGCTGGTGTGACTCAAACCGCTCAAAAGCTTCAGGGAAAAGGGCTGATTCGCTACAATCGGGGGCGGGTTCATATTCTGAATCGTTCTGAGCTAGAAGCTTGTGCTTGTGAGTGTTTCCACATGCTTAAACAAGAATACGATCGCCTGCTAGGAACCATTCATGGAATTACTCCGTGA
- a CDS encoding sigma-70 family RNA polymerase sigma factor — protein MRNQIAQTNDRLAIKAARKMQQRCNLPLEDCIQLSRMGMLKAIPKFDPTKGVAFSSFIVPYCEGEVKHFLRDHKHLVKSPRRWQEKSDEARCIQLKMANHGNRLITLDEIATKGMGLPKDHWETIAHATQHKPCATLDDALQVAAPESMPLEEREEREAIQEAVLGALGKLPKLTQQCLIEKFWGDLPDIVIAKRHHMTPVQLQTLFTNALQELRTVPC, from the coding sequence TTGCGAAACCAAATCGCACAAACCAACGATCGCCTGGCAATCAAAGCTGCTCGCAAAATGCAGCAGAGATGCAACTTGCCCTTAGAAGATTGCATTCAGCTCTCTCGCATGGGGATGCTGAAAGCGATTCCAAAATTTGATCCGACCAAAGGCGTCGCCTTCAGCAGCTTCATTGTTCCCTATTGTGAAGGAGAAGTGAAGCATTTTTTGAGAGACCATAAGCACCTGGTTAAGTCGCCGCGTCGCTGGCAAGAAAAGTCAGATGAAGCCAGATGCATTCAACTCAAAATGGCAAATCATGGCAATCGGCTCATTACCTTAGATGAAATCGCTACAAAAGGGATGGGGCTGCCGAAAGACCATTGGGAGACGATTGCTCATGCGACGCAGCATAAGCCTTGCGCCACGTTGGATGATGCTTTGCAGGTTGCAGCTCCTGAATCAATGCCCTTGGAAGAGCGAGAAGAGCGAGAGGCAATTCAGGAAGCTGTTCTAGGGGCATTAGGTAAACTGCCGAAGCTGACGCAGCAATGCCTGATTGAAAAGTTCTGGGGTGATCTGCCAGATATCGTGATTGCCAAGCGCCATCACATGACCCCTGTACAACTGCAAACCCTTTTTACTAACGCCCTACAGGAATTGAGAACTGTACCATGCTGA